A segment of the Apium graveolens cultivar Ventura unplaced genomic scaffold, ASM990537v1 ctg8439, whole genome shotgun sequence genome:
CCTAATGGAAGGAGTTCCGGACTGCCGGAATGCCTCTGCCAGATTTTCTGAAAAAAAATGTCGGACTATTTCAGTTTGAGCCTTCACTAATGGTATTTATTAGATATTTGACTAAATACCTATTCATTTTTTTTCCAGCAAATCTATGCCTCAGCAACTGTAAAGAGTGAACCGGAAAACGGGACACTCTCACAGGCAGAAACAGTGTTTAATGCTACTAAGGTTACGACAAATATCAGAGTCCAATATGCGATCTTCAAGTATCATTGTATATTTATGAATGCGTGCTTTTGTCTGTTACTGATAAGTGAGTGCTCTGTTATGTTCAATATTGCTGAAATTACAGGAGGTTTTGAAAAAGAAAGGGCTAATACGCAAGACACATGAAGCAATATTAAGTGTTTAAAGATACAGGAAAACACCTTAAATGACACCATTCTAGATCTACAAGGTGTGTATCATTCTTTAAATAGACCTATGATGGAACGAGGTAACCTTTCACCAGAAGAGAGCGAGGTGAAGAATATTTCAAGTAATCTGAAGCACACAAATTCTGCAGCTGAGATTGTGTGTCAGCTAAAGATACGTGCCACGATACTCAGGGTTTTTAATTTCCAATGATGAAGGATATGCTTGGGGTTGCTGCAACCCTTGGGAAGGTGGATGATGACAATATTAGCAGGTTTACGCAGTTCATATTCATTCATTAACCTTGTATTCCATATCTTGTATTCAACCAAGTGCTATGGGTTCCAAGTCTTTCTGATTTTCCCAGCAATTAAAATTCCTACTTCATAGTTGTGTCTAGTGATATATTTCGTTGATCTGATCATAATGACTACTAATATCAAGCATGATCAAGATATCTTTCTGTTGTTATTTCTATACTCTGTCTCATGTATCATGTATGCCTGCAGTCCATATGTTggtgattttataattaatgacCCACAAAGAAGGCTTCATTGATTACGCTGTGAATATATGATCTACATCGACAGGGAAAACTGTTATTTATAAAgaactaataatgagatttacagaaggggggttgaatataaatctcaaaactttttcaagttttgagcagttttaagaCTAAGTGAATACAATACaattgtgtgtgaattgctttaagcaagtacagacagatatatattcaagaacACAAATGTAAATAACAAaaagaccttaaaaacttttctggtggatttgttgttccaccagagatggtattccgaagaatctgtgatacaaagaattgatcacagctgcgtcctagtacaaactagatgattttctctcaaggtttttctaaacagctctggaaaattcacatctaattactagctgtaacttggtttatatatcaccaagtttttacaagtgaagacaaagataaagtacaataataaaatagttctccacttgtttctactCCATTTCTATCCAGTACAATATTggattatctgttgactttccttTTTGTACCAGAGttaaaacggctgctttttcttcTGTTCCTcaaagaggctaccacattccagttgtctctatcaacccatgtgcctctgtcagctttagaaactgtcactatcaactgctatgcAACTAagtatccgttgaagctttcatccgttgatggctttattgacactcttatccgttgatgctttatccgttgatgctttagcagttgaagctttaccCGTTGGTgtactcatccgttgaaggatgttatccgttgaaggtttagagacatccgttgaaggcctttaagttatcagttgataccacttcatttatacaaaattacaaggcatgaagtatttacaattagccctcctatttgcatatcctctagtagtcaacatgacttataatttcccacaacttctaagaattataactcaaatacagagactgaaatgtgctacaacactagacttatttctaagtaaagctacaccatcaacggatagccaaagtggtcttatccgttgaggctacaaatactagatttctacttaagtgttttgtttaacatatcatcaaactaatgcacatatgttcctaacaatctccccctatttatgtctataagaattgtaggcataaattcagggttaacttgatgataacaaaacacttaacagatataagagttgaaactaagtagaaattcaaaagtgctgcaaaagtatgtttactgagatggaattgaagatttatagtgtttccaagggtgctcctctagcctgagcaaatcatcttcttttcctttgtccccttgttttctttcctagcctcctgtcattttcctcaatttggagttggagttgtctgtagaattcagcttcatcttcatcactgatatccaacttagattgcatgtcctttCATTCTTTGTgcctttatacttgaacactagcctttctggtaggTGTCTGTaagcatctattccccttacttcctccagttcatccaggtagagttcaatatctgaacattcttttatgtcacaaatgtgaacataatcatccttagagatTGGTGGCTTGGGCTTAGGTTtgtgtttctgagtgaattttaTTGAGGTTGGGagaggtgtagatttggattttcttttctgtttctttggtggtggagaagtagttaaaaaggtaggcaatttgatggtgtcccaatcaataggttcctctttagggaagattggttcaccatgaatatttataTTAGGGTCAGCAATAACAGGTgcaggaatggaaggtagtggtttagattgTGATTTGGTTGCCTCAGTGTTATCTTCAATCCTTCTTTGTGCCTTGGCCTACCTTCTGTTACCCTTCTGctattcctttctttcctcacttctttcctcTACTCTTTCACCAAGCAGATTCCCAACAACCTCACTTGAGTTTTCAGTCTTGCCTTCACTCCTGTCTTCAATCCCTTTCTTCTCTTCTTCAAGTTGgtttgactttagctgtttttcaagctttgcttgtgctcttttgtcagcctttagctttttagcttcttccttcaaccttctggcttcttccctcttggctattgagaatttgggatgtccttgtgtcacacagatactctttccctctctataaatgatagccatattcattctttccactgcatccttggtctctttgtaCTTTAGGATATTACCTCCCAAAACTTtatcttcatcaggctttggaagggGAAAGTCCACTTCCTTTAGTTGAGcaaagtttagagggttcttagtagagtccttgttgaatctggtggttggcttgagtaccataGGTTTTAGGTTCCttgaagaagtttctccaaccttattcctccttactggcttttTCTCCATAATGActggctcaacttttgtgctgTGTTTCACAGATAAAGATTTTGTAGTTGTAGAGTCAAACACTTGTTgtatcctttcatcaattttctcccattGCTCTTTCACCTgaatctcagctgctgctatcaggattaggtcaattccatcaagctttcctttgatttgaaatgttggagaagtagtgatggcaggaactagcactttggatatttaCTCCTTTATCAAttcccattcaggtaaatctggaatagaactagggccttcatctccccttaagttcatgcttccatcaaatgaaacagagtcatcatcattggaatttactccaaattcctcagatggctcaccagctgtagaaggcattctattgacagcagctttatccctttgaagagattctgaagtatgtaccagatttaaagtcttttctgcctcctcattgccctgagtagccaaaagttgataggctgacacaggatgagtaaaagtgtcagcatccaaggaaatgttatcaattacagctttgtagggttgctgaaattgtctttccttttcagcatcatccacaatcattgactcactagcaatggctgtatccacccttatatcccctgtacctgcctttctctcaatttctctcttttcttgcatcgGGGGCTCCCCCTAGCTCACATGCCTCAcatcctcaccttcacctactaaggtggtactcctctcactttcttttgccatgctggaagaaatagcatgcataattgtactctcaagctctccttttgcctgagagcaacccagccactaactcaaattttcactcccttccctcagccctagaagtgattgtacagtaaccagttcagaaaagagagaaattgtaTATGTTTGCATCCTAGATAGAGATAATATTTACCTTCAAATTTTATTGTTAGGACCGATTAGTAGTACGGATAAAACAATAAAACTAATAGTTTAACTGATTAGTATTATAATTCAGAAAACTGTGGTTGAGAACTAGCCTGATTTCACCTGATTTGATAAAAAATAACTGACGGCTCTTTTAGAGATTAGAATTAGAGATTGAAAAAGAATGTAAATATACATCTATATTATTAATATGTGAATAAGGTTTTGCAAGAGACGCTTACCCTGATACTCTCTTTCCTTAGCCCACAAGGACAAGAACCTCCCATCATAGTTGAGGGAAATTCAGAAAAGTAATCTGTTTTATTTGCAGCCTTTCTGTTTGGACTTGTACCTTTAAGCTCACTGCCTCCTCTGTTTTAAAAACTTTATGAACAAAACAATAAGAAAGTATTGATGAGAAATGAGAAAGATACATAGGACCCTTTGTAGGAATTGTATTGCACATGTCAACTACTTGAAGAATGCAACTACTTACTGTATGGTTGAGAATTGATCTAGATTATCTTTGATCTAGATTATCTTAATGGCCTCTGACATGAAATTATAAACACCTAAGCCAATTATGCACAGCCGAAGTGACATAATCCTTAATGTGTGTAAAATTAAGTTGCATTGATGTATAGTTATGGATACTTGTTCGGATAGCTTTAAATTGTTAAGAGAAATTGATCAGTATTCTTACTATAAAACAGGCGTGGCTTCCTTTTATGGATCTTAAGCAACGAAAGGTTGACAGGGCCCAAATATTGAAGACATGTTGCTCAAGAGTGAAATGCTTCATTGGTATGAGAGATTGCTTTGGCTCATATATAGACAGTCCTAACTTGTTACCTGTTCATTGTCATTATTGCTTTCGCAAATTAGGTGATTGACTTATTTTTGCAGAAACTGATGGTGGCTTTTACCCAACCCCATCGAAGGTATGTGGATCGATTTCCCTTCCTGCAAACGTGACAAGATGCATTGTCATAGGAATATGACCATTTTTATAGGATTACAGGGAAATTACATGACGTTGAGAGTATATTGCACTTTCTGAATGAACAAATTTATAATATTGGCATATTGTGTAATGTGTATTGCATTCTTATCTATTTGCTTCATTTACAGTACAAACAAGCTTAGTTACCCGGACTCTTCATTTTGCAAACAAATATTGCTAGATCATGTAGTTGGATTATATACCTCGATTATTTGATGATGTGTATCCTTGACTGAtgtaatattatttaatatatgaATATATTCTATATTCTCCAATTTATATGTAATTGATGACTGATAATAGTGAATTGTTTGTTCTGTAGACCGATTTATCACATCACCATTGTTACACCACTGCTTTGAAGAACTTTGGCCAGAAGTCTTTAGAGAAAGATAGAGGTGTCTTATTTCCGCTATGTATTTGTATTATTTGTTGTGCCTGGAGCCTTTTAATGTCAGTTTTGTTGTCACTCACATTTTCTTTTACTGATCTTCAGATGTAAATGTTGAAATTTTTAAAGATGGAAAGAAACTATCACTTCAGCAAGTGGAGAAACAATATCAAGACTGGATTTTCCAGATGCATAATCTCTATGATGAAGAGAGTGATTGTGGTGAGGATGAACATGTTATCATCATTAATCCCTCAAACAAGAAACAGCTTGTGATTTCTTCAGATGGTAAGTTGTAGGATTCTGTTCATATTATTGTACTTCTGATGTTGTCAATGTTGGCTCTCTGTTTGTGGATATTATTTAGCACGAGTAGAAGAAGAGTATATACCCTTTTTCCATTCTCTATTTTTTAAGTATGCTTCTTTCCATGTTGCTCACTTTTGGTGCAATTTATGGATCAGTTATCAGGGTTCATAGACACATCAGGAGGAAGGGAAAATCCTGGCGGTCGGGACAGAAAATTAAAGTTTTGAAAGGAGCGTGCTCAGGAGTTTATAAAAACAATATCTATTGTGTTCTAGAATACATTCTTTTAGAAGGATTTCAAGGCGATGCAGGTGGTAAGTAAAATTCAAATTACATGCACATTTTCCGCACCAATACGCTGTACCAGAAATTTTGTAGTGTTTAAATAAGGTAGAGCTAGCAATAAATGGATAAAAACCTCTTCTAGAACTCTCTGTATTTGTTCAAAAGAGTTAATTGTTCAATATCTGACATCGTGTACTTATGTAACACTTTATATAATAGTTTAGACCTAAACTTTGTTAACTTAAGGAATCTAACCCCATCTCTTTTTGTCTTTTTGCTTCCCTCTCTTTCTGTTCAAAGGGGAAACTCGAATTATCTGCAGGTACATGAGATACTTAACTGAAATTTTGTTTTTATGTGCCTATGTTCTTTTTACTGACTTTTGTACCTGTTTTGCTTTTTGTATAATTACTTAAACAATTGGAAGGCAGTTAGGTATTTCAGATGAAAAGGGATGCCTTATTTTTGAGGACGAAGACGGAAATCCAGCAATAGATATCCGTGAATCTAAGTCACTTCCTATTAGTATTATTGATACGGGAAAGGTTCAACCTTTATATCAACACTAGTCACACAAAACCGTCACATTTTGCTTTGTTTTCAGTGTAATAAGTCTTGTTCTAATATGATTGGGGTAAGTTTTTTGATTGAACTTATCCTCACCAGTGTCTGTCTGTTGAAACTGCCGAGTGGATTTCGCAACTTGAAAAGCGGCAGAAGAAAATTCCATCATCAATCGATATTCTTAGTGCCAGTCATTGTGAAGAACTGGAAGTTGAAGGGGTAAGTCTTACAAGTTTTATAAATTACAAACTGTAATGCACATTTCATCATAGCTACACCCTCTGCAATCACATTGAAAAAAAGTTTTTAGTTACCTTAATTGCTTTTTAATTTGCTTTTATACTGGTTCTATAAGGTCGCTACTGCAGTCGTTACAAATTTGGTTTATCTTTCAGTCATTGCCTTTTGATGCTGTCGTCACTGCTGGTCATGCTTCTCCCGACGAAGTTATAGCAGTTGTTCGTCCTGCCTCTTATGGTAGTGTGGCGGTTTCTGAAAAATTAGACCAGAAGCATATTGCAGTGACAGACTTAGATATGGTTCTAGAAATAAAATTAAATGCTGAAGATAAGGATCTACAAAAAActagccatgttcattcttttCGTGCTTCACCTTCATCTCGTAAAGGGTTTCGTGGTCTATATATATTCTCAGTGAACCCCAAATTGATATTTGAAAAAGCTGGTGAATATACATTTTCCTTTCACATTGTAAGTAATTAGTGACATGCTAGTTGCTTAATGTTATGTTATTCTACACATTTTCCTTTCACTATTCATTCCTTTATGTTATGTCATAAGATACTGAATGCAACATTTCCCACATCTGTTGTTTTATGTCATGGCTTTGAGATTCTTCAGAAAGAATCGGACTGCAGTAGTTATGTTAATAGTGTAAGGGTTAAGGCACAGTCCCAGGTTAAGAGGTGGGCGCTTGTGAGTGATATGCAACATGCAAAGCTTAGTGTAAGGTAAGATGGTGACCATCTATCATATTCCTGAGTTTtattattttctctaaaaatttgtaatataagtaaatGTCTTCTTTCGTTATAACTAACAATATCTGGTGTGAACTAAACAAAATTTCTGCTCAGGGTTGGTTCGCATTTCCCCCCAATTTCTATTTCATGCTACGATGTCTATGAAAACCGTACATCATTTCGGCATGTCCCTAAATTGATAGCTAAAGTTTCAACAAAGCAGGGTGTTATTTTGTTTCAATCTGAAACACTGAAATCGCATCTTTTATCCAAATGTTCAGTTATTACGGCAGAGGTATAATATATTCACAGCCTTTATTTGAGTTCTTTTGAAGTTTTAAGCATATACATTTTCCATTAAAGACTCTCTCAATTTATCTGTAGAACATACTGGTTAAAAGTAGCGAAGTGGACCTAATTCGCCCTGGCTATGAAGCCCAGTTAACGATATGTTCAAAAGATGAACCCTTTGACGTGAGCGTTCCATGCAAAGGTATCCCTATGTTAGCCAATAGTAAAATGGTTCCCTTTCTGATCAATAGACCTTTTAATGCTGTTACTATGTGACTAGAAATATTTGGTCAGCTTTTATTGTCTTCTGACTGTATCATTTGCCtcagttcttccaggatcaatagaccatCTTAATGCTAAACCAAAAGATTTTATGAAGCATCTACTTCCTGGAAATGTTGTGCAAGAGCTCGAACTAGAGGTTAAAGAAATTTCAAGACCTTGAAATCAGTTGCCTTAAGAAACTTTGATTTAGATACTCATTAAAGAGATACAGTATGTATTGGCTTTCTGAAAATCCGTATATATAGCAGGATTATTTCATCCCTTACTACTTTCTTCTCGTGATTTAATGTTTTTTTAATTAAGGAAGCCATTTTCTTTTATTTGTCTTTATACATATTTAATTCTGAGTTTTTAACAGGTGTTTGATGCCTATGGTAATCACGTTAAACAAGGTTCAGATTTGTCATTGGGTGTGGATGGATTTCATTTTCAACAGAAAACAAACATAGTACAGGTGGGTCCTGTTACTGAACTTCTACTGATACTTTCTATTTTGTTTCCCTTCCCATGCACCAGCAAGTACAAACAGTATATATATCTGTCAAATTTATTAGGTACTTCCATAATTATGAAATTTCATGGTTTTTAACACAATTAGTACTAACATATCAGCCTGCCACTTGGGTGCTGTGTATCAACATAAAACAATAATCATATTAGTAATGGTTTAGTGGAAGAAATATTAAGGGTAGTTGATGGAAGCTTTGCCTCATTCTAGAAAAAAGGCTGATGCTGTATCAAATAACTAGTGGGGGGCTAGGATGAAAAAAATGGCAAAGTTTGTCCTAAATAGAAAGAAAGCTATATTGTGTTTAAGGTGGTATTTCGTTGGGTTTTGATTTGTCAGGTAAgatttaaaaatcaaatttgataATTATTCACTGGTGTACTTTCTGCGGTCTGTAGATTTTATTTGTATCATTGTATGTGTATATGTATAATACCCATGTACGTATATACATACCACTTGTATGCCGGATCATATAACTATATATCAGTTTATATATTGCTGGGTTGATATATGTAATTTAGAAAGCCAGTTGTCGAGTAGCTAGCCTGTGCCTTTCTTTTCCGTTGCTGTTTTTAATTTCTATGCTTATTTTTTTACTCTGAATGCTACTTGGCTGTCCTAATTCCGATATTTTGTTCATTCATCAGTTTTTTATACAAGAACTATTGTTGCCTCACAGGTGGATGATCATGGACGTGTTGATCTCAGTGGTCTCTTGAAAGTTTCAAAAGGCTATGGGGAAAGTGGTATGCTTAATTTCTTTTCAAAGGCATGACATGTTTCTCATAATTTAGAATTTTCTTGGCTACTTGCCATTCCTGGTGCATCTTGTTCTATTAGCTAATCAGTTATGCTTAGCTTCAATGTTCGCTAATCTGCTTTAGGATCATTTTTTTTATTTCGTTATTGTCTATTAGTTTGTTCTCatc
Coding sequences within it:
- the LOC141705003 gene encoding structural maintenance of chromosomes flexible hinge domain-containing protein GMI1-like isoform X2, with the translated sequence MDLKQRKVDRAQILKTCCSRVKCFIETDGGFYPTPSKTDLSHHHCYTTALKNFGQKSLEKDRDVNVEIFKDGKKLSLQQVEKQYQDWIFQMHNLYDEESDCGEDEHVIIINPSNKKQLVISSDVIRVHRHIRRKGKSWRSGQKIKVLKGACSGVYKNNIYCVLEYILLEGFQGDAGGETRIICRQLGISDEKGCLIFEDEDGNPAIDIRESKSLPISIIDTGKCLSVETAEWISQLEKRQKKIPSSIDILSASHCEELEVEGSLPFDAVVTAGHASPDEVIAVVRPASYGSVAVSEKLDQKHIAVTDLDMVLEIKLNAEDKDLQKTSHVHSFRASPSSRKGFRGLYIFSVNPKLIFEKAGEYTFSFHIKESDCSSYVNSVRVKAQSQVKRWALVSDMQHAKLSVRVGSHFPPISISCYDVYENRTSFRHVPKLIAKVSTKQGVILFQSETLKSHLLSKCSVITAENILVKSSEVDLIRPGYEAQLTICSKDEPFDVSVPCKVLPGSIDHLNAKPKDFMKHLLPGNVVQELELEVFDAYGNHVKQGSDLSLGVDGFHFQQKTNIVQVDDHGRVDLSGLLKVSKGYGESVSLSVFSSKSNKLLFKVKSQIEKRMLRVATKIPEKCCAGSQLEDVVFEIVNSDGVVDETIDDNEKGDMSHSLVLKSDSTDMDDTVKYSFRHGCCTVRTIQLPEIEGSFSFRAAHSRFPKLNMTITVLVETAPEIVYESSQPQCTAEEISLQNNLSGFRIPKVEHDDNAMVLGPSPDSAKSIGNLVKSLYDERKELEDKFLQDGRRIGEHEQKLKTFHAQRLEYEKALSELQASLEANSNGDSSNSPKKERMLGEIESRAHTAASVVCKVLKDKKYHDFSKDILGVVALLGSVETNELARILTEFLGEEQMLGVVCKSYKAAHNLETCDVHGNVNCSTGLQALASALGTSLDGRYSVICLEDVRPYEGECDSGDPQRRLLLSDPTLPNGKTPPGFSGYAVNMIYLDANQLYTRTSGGKGLRETLFYHILGEVQVYRTRETMRKALECIHHGAVSLDGGIVRKTGVISLGCGKPSIHFPVVAPQSQNSRYQRMIDAKKSMLRTINDQLDKENELYDETLKKFEKSKNKYAKFLDAKASLLQQFNDSAWNSP
- the LOC141705003 gene encoding structural maintenance of chromosomes flexible hinge domain-containing protein GMI1-like isoform X3, coding for MDLKQRKVDRAQILKTCCSRVKCFIETDGGFYPTPSKTDLSHHHCYTTALKNFGQKSLEKDRDVNVEIFKDGKKLSLQQVEKQYQDWIFQMHNLYDEESDCGEDEHVIIINPSNKKQLVISSDVIRVHRHIRRKGKSWRSGQKIKVLKGACSGVYKNNIYCVLEYILLEGFQGDAGGETRIICRQLGISDEKGCLIFEDEDGNPAIDIRESKSLPISIIDTGKCLSVETAEWISQLEKRQKKIPSSIDILSASHCEELEVEGSLPFDAVVTAGHASPDEVIAVVRPASYGSVAVSEKLDQKHIAVTDLDMVLEIKLNAEDKDLQKTSHVHSFRASPSSRKGFRGLYIFSVNPKLIFEKAGEYTFSFHIILQKESDCSSYVNSVRVKAQSQVKRWALVSDMQHAKLSVRVGSHFPPISISCYDVYENRTSFRHVPKLIAKVSTKQGVILFQSETLKSHLLSKCSVITAENILVKSSEVDLIRPGYEAQLTICSKDEPFDVSVPCKVLPGSIDHLNAKPKDFMKHLLPGNVVQELELEVFDAYGNHVKQGSDLSLGVDGFHFQQKTNIVQVDDHGRVDLSGLLKVSKGYGESVSLSVFSSKSNKLLFKVKSQIEKRMLRVATKIPEKCCAGSQLEDVVFEIVNSDGVVDETIDDNEKGDMSHSLVLKSDSTDMDDTVKYSFRHGCCTVRTIQLPEIEGSFSFRAAHSRFPKLNMTITVLVETAPEIVYESSQPQCTAEEISLQNNLSGFRIPKVEHDDNAMVLGPSPDSAKSIGNLVKSLYDERKELEDKFLQDGRRIGEHEQKLKTFHAQRLEYEKALSELQASLEANSNGDSSNSPKKERMLGEIESRAHTAASVVCKVLKDKKYHDFSKDILGVVALLGSVETNELARILTEFLGEEQMLGVVCKSYKAAHNLETCDVHGNVNCSTGLQALASALGTSLDGRYSVICLEDAIRRRM
- the LOC141705003 gene encoding structural maintenance of chromosomes flexible hinge domain-containing protein GMI1-like isoform X1; the encoded protein is MDLKQRKVDRAQILKTCCSRVKCFIETDGGFYPTPSKTDLSHHHCYTTALKNFGQKSLEKDRDVNVEIFKDGKKLSLQQVEKQYQDWIFQMHNLYDEESDCGEDEHVIIINPSNKKQLVISSDVIRVHRHIRRKGKSWRSGQKIKVLKGACSGVYKNNIYCVLEYILLEGFQGDAGGETRIICRQLGISDEKGCLIFEDEDGNPAIDIRESKSLPISIIDTGKCLSVETAEWISQLEKRQKKIPSSIDILSASHCEELEVEGSLPFDAVVTAGHASPDEVIAVVRPASYGSVAVSEKLDQKHIAVTDLDMVLEIKLNAEDKDLQKTSHVHSFRASPSSRKGFRGLYIFSVNPKLIFEKAGEYTFSFHIILQKESDCSSYVNSVRVKAQSQVKRWALVSDMQHAKLSVRVGSHFPPISISCYDVYENRTSFRHVPKLIAKVSTKQGVILFQSETLKSHLLSKCSVITAENILVKSSEVDLIRPGYEAQLTICSKDEPFDVSVPCKVLPGSIDHLNAKPKDFMKHLLPGNVVQELELEVFDAYGNHVKQGSDLSLGVDGFHFQQKTNIVQVDDHGRVDLSGLLKVSKGYGESVSLSVFSSKSNKLLFKVKSQIEKRMLRVATKIPEKCCAGSQLEDVVFEIVNSDGVVDETIDDNEKGDMSHSLVLKSDSTDMDDTVKYSFRHGCCTVRTIQLPEIEGSFSFRAAHSRFPKLNMTITVLVETAPEIVYESSQPQCTAEEISLQNNLSGFRIPKVEHDDNAMVLGPSPDSAKSIGNLVKSLYDERKELEDKFLQDGRRIGEHEQKLKTFHAQRLEYEKALSELQASLEANSNGDSSNSPKKERMLGEIESRAHTAASVVCKVLKDKKYHDFSKDILGVVALLGSVETNELARILTEFLGEEQMLGVVCKSYKAAHNLETCDVHGNVNCSTGLQALASALGTSLDGRYSVICLEDVRPYEGECDSGDPQRRLLLSDPTLPNGKTPPGFSGYAVNMIYLDANQLYTRTSGGKGLRETLFYHILGEVQVYRTRETMRKALECIHHGAVSLDGGIVRKTGVISLGCGKPSIHFPVVAPQSQNSRYQRMIDAKKSMLRTINDQLDKENELYDETLKKFEKSKNKYAKFLDAKASLLQQFNDSAWNSP